A part of Parvimonas micra genomic DNA contains:
- a CDS encoding CPBP family intramembrane glutamic endopeptidase, whose product MNSGISIGKGILWVLVWFGFMFIYTALDIVIWRKIAPNYSRILNIITVALSMVVFFVLLERKENFKLNLLENISIQGIVIAICCSVLFYLLLDKGLDPIFESIFPSSKENYQQTIQSIISSPIVSLIDFCIFAPILEEFLMRGFILNGLYANYGIIVALLISSILFALLHFNIAQIIPSFICGIILGLIYLYTGSILSCIFAHMGYNFISYIMIILPIYNK is encoded by the coding sequence ATGAATAGTGGAATATCTATCGGTAAAGGCATTTTATGGGTATTAGTTTGGTTTGGATTTATGTTTATATATACGGCTCTTGATATTGTGATATGGAGAAAAATTGCTCCGAATTACAGTAGAATTTTGAATATAATAACTGTTGCATTGAGCATGGTTGTATTTTTTGTTTTATTGGAAAGAAAAGAGAATTTCAAACTTAATTTACTAGAAAATATTTCTATTCAAGGAATAGTAATAGCTATATGTTGTTCAGTATTATTCTATCTTCTTTTAGATAAAGGATTAGATCCTATATTTGAAAGTATTTTTCCATCGAGTAAAGAAAATTATCAACAGACAATTCAATCAATAATTTCCTCACCTATTGTAAGCCTAATTGATTTTTGTATATTTGCACCTATTCTTGAAGAATTTTTAATGAGGGGATTTATACTCAACGGTTTATACGCAAATTATGGAATTATTGTTGCTTTACTTATATCTTCGATACTGTTTGCATTATTACACTTTAATATTGCTCAAATAATTCCTTCATTTATTTGTGGAATAATATTAGGTTTGATTTATTTATATACAGGTTCAATACTTTCTTGTATATTTGCTCATATGGGATATAATTTTATATCATATATTATGATAATTTTACCCATTTACAATAAGTAG
- a CDS encoding ABC transporter ATP-binding protein: protein MNILEIKNVTYSYANSKEKVLSLINQGFELGKFYAIIGKSGTGKSTLLSLLAGLDKPNSGEILFKDENIEKAGYSNHRKNNISLVFQNYNLIDYLSPLENIRLVNSKASEDILLELGLDRTQVRRNVMKLSGGQQQRVAIARALVSEAPVILADEPTGNLDETTAGEIIEVLKKLAKERNKCVIVVTHSKEVASAADTILELNNKRLKEVTKNK, encoded by the coding sequence ATGAATATATTAGAAATCAAAAATGTAACATATAGTTATGCGAATTCAAAAGAAAAAGTTTTATCATTAATAAATCAAGGATTTGAACTTGGGAAATTTTATGCAATTATCGGGAAATCCGGAACAGGAAAGTCAACATTACTTTCATTGTTAGCCGGATTGGATAAACCGAATAGCGGAGAAATTTTGTTCAAAGATGAAAATATAGAGAAAGCAGGTTATAGTAATCACAGAAAAAATAACATATCACTTGTATTCCAAAACTATAATCTTATAGATTATTTATCACCATTGGAAAATATCAGATTGGTAAATAGTAAAGCATCTGAGGATATATTACTTGAATTGGGACTTGATAGAACTCAAGTAAGAAGAAATGTAATGAAGCTTTCAGGTGGGCAACAACAAAGAGTTGCTATTGCAAGAGCTTTAGTATCAGAAGCACCGGTTATTTTAGCGGATGAACCTACAGGTAACTTGGATGAAACTACAGCCGGAGAAATAATAGAAGTATTGAAGAAATTGGCTAAAGAAAGAAATAAATGTGTAATAGTAGTAACTCATAGTAAAGAAGTTGCAAGTGCAGCTGATACGATACTTGAGCTTAATAATAAAAGATTAAAAGAAGTAACAAAAAATAAGTAG
- a CDS encoding Ig-like domain-containing protein: MKNLLKIISKKRQNGNKKPKWNMRKLSIGLVSCLLGFSMLINSGANVYAKEVLNENDKANMRDSGKKVEDSTGTKNSKLPKDKKLTIDEKSKNLITGKKDKKLDTDKKEKATITHPYKTNEKTSVNKLVEEKNNKIKTATPTNLKQDYDDITSKEVIVGKAPANSDIKLKNSKGTVLATTKAKTDGTFSITIPNTVKHGDKLTVTATENGKAESDNSKEVIIDKLAPTAPTVEDVYEEDKEITINLPNDVEAGDKIRIWLPDDKYVEVDLTSEMVAAKKAKIGIPQGTALKKDKQITVQLMDKVGNTSDVVAKNIKERKSKKEKTAIPTDVKQDYDDNIGKAVVTGKAPANSEVKLKDDKGNVIGTASTKSDGIFSIPIPNTVKDGDKVTVTATETGKSESEKSNEVVIDLKDPSDPTVEDVHVGDKDVTVNLPNGVEVGDKVRITFPNGNRVEVDITAEMIAAKKAKVGVPEGITLNKDEQVEAQLMDKAGNTSNVVVTKVKEKEFDKEKIANIEIKTPPTKTKYTEGEKFDPAGMVVTLTDENGKKVDVPAEKFAEYGITVPTENLTKDQTKVEVKVKNKKAEQPITVKEKEFDKEKIANIEIKTPPTKTKYTEGEKFDPAGMVVTLTDENGKKVDVPAEKFVEYGITVPTENLTKDQTKVEVKVKDKKAEQAITVKEKEFDKEKIANIEIKTPPTKTKYTEGEKFDPTGMVVTLTDENGKKVDVPAEKFAEYGITVPTENLTKDQTKVEVKVKDKKAEQPITVTPKISKTEMPVINNAKAGDKKITGTAEPGATLTVTTPEGVKTVVAGADGKWEITLGTPLAEGNVIKAVAKVNGKGASNEASITVGKAKPIADQVTPAIPKEKTPVENPTNLTKEEKEIVKKKVKEVNKGNFPNGTKVEIGTDGTATITYPDNSQDKIKGIDLVVKKKVKPIADQVTPAIPKEKTPVENPTNLTKEEKEIVKKKVEKANKGNFPNGTKVEIGTDGTATITYPDNSQDKIKGIDLVVKKKIISNKPTNKKLPKTSITGTSLSGVIIGLAGIGISILKKKKRED; the protein is encoded by the coding sequence ATGAAGAATTTATTAAAAATTATTTCAAAAAAAAGACAGAACGGAAATAAAAAGCCCAAATGGAATATGAGAAAATTATCAATAGGTTTAGTTTCTTGTTTACTTGGGTTTAGTATGCTCATTAATTCGGGGGCAAATGTATATGCAAAAGAAGTTTTGAATGAAAATGATAAGGCTAACATGAGAGATTCAGGCAAAAAAGTTGAAGATTCTACTGGAACAAAAAATTCTAAATTGCCTAAAGATAAAAAATTGACAATAGATGAAAAAAGCAAAAATTTAATAACAGGTAAAAAAGATAAAAAGTTAGATACTGATAAAAAAGAAAAAGCAACAATTACACATCCGTATAAGACGAATGAAAAAACGTCTGTGAATAAATTAGTTGAAGAGAAAAATAATAAGATAAAGACTGCGACACCTACGAATCTTAAACAAGATTATGATGATATTACAAGTAAAGAAGTAATTGTAGGAAAAGCACCTGCAAACTCAGATATTAAGTTAAAAAATAGTAAAGGCACTGTTTTAGCGACTACAAAAGCAAAAACTGACGGAACATTCTCAATTACAATTCCAAATACAGTGAAACATGGAGATAAACTTACTGTTACTGCGACTGAAAACGGAAAGGCAGAAAGTGATAATTCAAAAGAGGTTATAATTGATAAGTTAGCGCCTACAGCTCCTACCGTAGAGGATGTATATGAAGAAGATAAGGAAATTACAATAAATCTTCCAAATGATGTGGAAGCCGGAGATAAGATAAGAATTTGGTTACCTGACGATAAGTATGTTGAAGTTGATTTGACAAGTGAAATGGTTGCTGCTAAAAAAGCTAAAATAGGTATTCCTCAAGGAACAGCATTGAAAAAAGATAAACAAATTACTGTTCAACTTATGGATAAAGTAGGTAATACAAGTGATGTTGTCGCAAAAAATATTAAAGAAAGAAAATCTAAAAAAGAAAAAACTGCTATTCCTACTGACGTTAAACAAGATTATGATGATAATATTGGTAAAGCGGTAGTAACAGGTAAGGCACCTGCGAATTCAGAAGTTAAATTAAAAGATGATAAAGGAAATGTAATAGGAACTGCAAGCACAAAATCTGACGGAATATTTTCAATTCCAATTCCTAATACAGTAAAAGATGGAGATAAAGTTACTGTTACTGCGACTGAGACAGGAAAGTCGGAAAGCGAAAAGTCAAATGAAGTTGTTATAGATTTAAAAGATCCTTCAGATCCTACTGTAGAAGATGTGCATGTAGGAGATAAAGATGTTACTGTAAATCTTCCAAATGGTGTAGAAGTTGGAGATAAAGTAAGAATTACTTTCCCAAATGGTAATCGTGTCGAAGTCGATATAACTGCTGAAATGATTGCTGCTAAAAAAGCTAAAGTAGGTGTTCCGGAAGGTATAACTTTAAATAAAGATGAACAAGTTGAAGCTCAACTTATGGATAAAGCAGGTAATACAAGCAATGTTGTTGTAACAAAAGTTAAAGAAAAAGAATTCGATAAAGAAAAGATAGCGAATATAGAAATAAAAACGCCGCCAACAAAGACAAAATACACAGAGGGCGAAAAGTTTGACCCGGCAGGAATGGTAGTAACATTAACAGATGAAAACGGAAAGAAAGTTGATGTACCAGCAGAAAAATTTGCGGAATACGGAATAACAGTACCGACAGAAAACCTGACAAAAGATCAAACAAAAGTCGAAGTAAAAGTAAAAAATAAGAAGGCGGAACAACCTATCACAGTTAAAGAAAAAGAATTCGATAAAGAAAAGATAGCGAATATAGAAATAAAAACGCCGCCAACAAAGACAAAATACACAGAGGGCGAAAAGTTTGACCCGGCAGGAATGGTAGTAACATTAACAGATGAAAACGGAAAGAAAGTTGATGTACCAGCAGAAAAATTTGTGGAATACGGAATAACAGTACCGACAGAAAACCTGACAAAAGATCAAACAAAAGTTGAAGTAAAGGTAAAAGATAAGAAGGCGGAACAAGCTATCACAGTTAAAGAAAAAGAATTCGATAAAGAAAAGATAGCGAATATAGAAATAAAAACGCCGCCAACAAAGACGAAATATACAGAGGGCGAAAAGTTTGACCCGACAGGAATGGTAGTAACATTAACAGATGAAAACGGAAAGAAAGTTGATGTACCAGCAGAAAAATTTGCTGAATATGGAATAACAGTACCGACAGAAAATCTGACAAAAGATCAAACAAAAGTCGAAGTAAAGGTAAAAGACAAGAAGGCGGAGCAACCTATCACAGTTACACCAAAGATAAGTAAAACTGAAATGCCTGTTATAAATAATGCAAAAGCAGGGGATAAAAAAATAACAGGTACTGCAGAGCCTGGAGCAACTTTGACAGTAACCACTCCGGAAGGGGTAAAAACTGTTGTAGCAGGGGCTGACGGAAAATGGGAAATTACTTTGGGAACCCCATTAGCTGAAGGCAATGTTATTAAAGCTGTTGCAAAAGTAAATGGCAAAGGGGCTAGTAATGAAGCTTCCATAACTGTTGGAAAGGCAAAACCAATAGCAGACCAAGTAACACCGGCAATACCTAAGGAAAAGACACCGGTTGAAAATCCAACAAACTTAACAAAAGAAGAAAAAGAAATTGTTAAGAAAAAAGTGAAAGAAGTAAATAAAGGAAACTTTCCAAATGGAACAAAGGTTGAAATAGGAACGGATGGAACAGCGACAATCACATATCCTGATAATTCACAAGATAAGATAAAGGGAATAGATTTGGTTGTCAAGAAAAAAGTAAAACCTATAGCAGATCAAGTAACACCGGCAATACCTAAAGAAAAGACACCGGTTGAAAATCCAACAAACTTAACAAAAGAAGAAAAAGAAATTGTTAAGAAAAAAGTGGAAAAAGCAAATAAAGGAAATTTTCCAAACGGAACAAAGGTTGAAATAGGAACAGACGGGACAGCGACAATCACATATCCTGATAATTCACAAGATAAGATAAAGGGAATAGATTTGGTTGTTAAGAAAAAAATAATTTCAAACAAACCGACAAATAAAAAACTTCCAAAAACTTCAATTACAGGAACAAGCTTGAGTGGAGTAATTATTGGTTTAGCTGGAATTGGAATATCTATATTAAAGAAAAAGAAGAGAGAAGATTAA
- a CDS encoding ABC transporter permease, with the protein MVKNAIAYVLRKKNRTLIVFIILTVVLSCLYACLNILKSGTSLEKSLYKSSNSSSTIAKKDSQGYFDKNEFKGINDIKEIEEVVSQYEGLARLSNTNAVDSGQQITRDDIPSYLKNVVSIQATSNVKRNVLFNSGVFAIKEGRNIEKNDKDKILVHEEFAEKNKLKVGDKISLEFVDPNQTDKSNKKYEFEIVGIFSGKKQEKQTGLTSDLSENTMFTDYDSAQKALNVEGNKQLVNKLTFFSGTPENMDEAINKVKKLNVDWEKSYTVDKEANAFKDALESLNGVKHIIRIMTFAIMIGGSVVLSLILILWLRERIYEIGILLSIGVSKFKIVTQFIMELIFISLPAILVSLIFGNLVVNQIIGGLISSEDTTSITSNFVSNGYNMNNLITFAQSYGVLVLIIVLSVVFASGLILVKKPKEILSQIS; encoded by the coding sequence GTGGTAAAAAATGCGATAGCATATGTTTTAAGAAAAAAAAATAGAACGCTGATAGTTTTTATTATTTTGACAGTAGTGCTTTCTTGCTTATATGCATGTTTAAATATTTTGAAATCAGGTACTAGCCTGGAGAAGTCTTTATATAAATCTTCAAATTCATCTTCAACGATAGCCAAAAAAGACAGTCAAGGATATTTTGATAAGAATGAATTTAAAGGAATAAATGATATAAAGGAAATTGAAGAAGTTGTTTCTCAATATGAAGGTCTGGCAAGATTGTCAAATACAAATGCTGTAGATAGTGGGCAACAAATCACTAGAGATGATATTCCAAGTTATTTAAAAAATGTTGTTTCAATACAAGCTACAAGCAATGTAAAAAGAAATGTTTTGTTTAATAGTGGAGTTTTTGCAATAAAAGAGGGAAGAAATATTGAAAAAAATGATAAAGACAAAATATTAGTTCATGAAGAGTTTGCTGAAAAGAACAAGTTAAAAGTAGGCGATAAAATTAGTTTAGAGTTTGTAGATCCAAATCAAACTGACAAGAGTAATAAGAAATATGAATTTGAAATTGTTGGAATTTTTTCAGGAAAGAAACAGGAAAAACAAACTGGATTAACTTCAGATTTGAGTGAAAATACAATGTTTACAGATTATGATTCTGCACAAAAGGCATTAAATGTTGAAGGAAATAAACAACTAGTAAATAAGTTGACATTTTTCTCGGGAACTCCTGAAAATATGGACGAGGCGATAAATAAGGTTAAAAAACTTAATGTCGATTGGGAAAAATCTTATACAGTTGATAAAGAGGCAAATGCCTTTAAAGATGCTCTTGAGTCATTAAATGGTGTTAAACATATTATAAGAATAATGACTTTTGCAATTATGATTGGTGGTTCTGTAGTTCTTTCATTGATATTGATACTATGGTTAAGAGAAAGAATTTACGAAATTGGAATTTTATTATCCATTGGGGTAAGTAAGTTTAAAATTGTAACTCAATTTATAATGGAATTAATATTTATATCACTTCCGGCAATTCTGGTATCTTTGATATTTGGAAATCTGGTAGTAAATCAAATTATTGGTGGGTTGATTAGTTCAGAGGATACGACATCAATTACATCTAATTTTGTAAGTAATGGATATAATATGAACAATTTAATAACTTTTGCACAAAGTTATGGAGTTTTAGTGCTAATTATTGTTTTATCAGTAGTTTTTGCATCAGGATTGATTTTAGTTAAGAAACCGAAAGAAATTTTATCACAAATTAGTTAG
- a CDS encoding sensor histidine kinase has protein sequence MKNLKIFPKMFLQTFGILGTVIVLIHLLVFFIFPRTYLETRKQELYAKADEISNSIQGKDRKFVEQSLEFYSKSSDIKALIKGQTGDDELQVGDDLNVNLKSGNNSLIIEEREIELKNGEKISIQFISTADMKKDAKELSFKFLPYSLFISFIFSIIVSLIYAKAITNNINEIKNATKKMMRLDRTAYLKINSTNEVGELKEQINDLYNTLLKLIDDLELKNEEIIKLEKLKYDFFRGTSHELKTPLASLKIILENMKYNIGKYKNRDLYIENCIEIVDHLTRSISQMLSVSSFEHLKDDEEIIVVNDILEDVLKQYMLLANHKNIKVNNYLKNEKIYIGMTALKIVLSNLVNNAVKYSDEGGVINIGTKDDWLYIENSYKDNKDLDINKIFEINFNLNKENSNGLGLYIVKNILLNYGIKYKVEKNEIGIVFLIELSGNMDK, from the coding sequence ATGAAGAATTTAAAAATATTTCCAAAAATGTTTCTACAGACATTTGGAATTCTTGGAACTGTAATTGTTTTAATACATTTGCTGGTATTTTTTATTTTCCCGAGAACTTACTTGGAAACGAGAAAGCAGGAGCTTTATGCAAAAGCGGATGAAATTTCCAATAGTATTCAAGGAAAAGATAGGAAATTTGTCGAACAGTCTTTGGAATTTTATTCTAAAAGCAGTGATATAAAAGCACTCATAAAAGGACAAACCGGAGATGATGAACTGCAAGTTGGTGATGACCTTAATGTCAATTTAAAGAGCGGTAATAATTCTTTAATCATTGAAGAGAGAGAAATAGAATTAAAAAATGGAGAAAAAATATCTATACAGTTTATTTCCACTGCAGACATGAAAAAAGACGCAAAAGAATTGAGTTTTAAATTCTTACCATATTCATTATTTATATCTTTCATTTTTTCTATTATAGTTTCTCTTATCTATGCAAAGGCGATAACTAATAATATAAATGAAATAAAAAATGCTACAAAAAAGATGATGCGATTAGATAGAACGGCTTATTTGAAAATTAATTCTACTAATGAAGTCGGCGAATTAAAAGAACAGATTAACGATTTGTATAACACTCTTTTAAAATTGATAGATGACTTAGAACTTAAAAATGAAGAAATCATAAAACTTGAAAAACTAAAATACGATTTTTTCAGAGGTACATCTCATGAGCTAAAAACACCTCTTGCAAGTCTAAAAATAATATTGGAAAATATGAAATACAATATTGGAAAATATAAAAATAGAGATTTGTATATTGAAAATTGTATTGAAATAGTTGATCATTTGACAAGAAGCATTTCACAAATGTTATCAGTTTCTTCTTTTGAACATTTAAAAGACGATGAAGAAATAATAGTTGTTAATGATATATTGGAAGATGTATTGAAACAGTATATGTTACTTGCAAATCACAAAAACATAAAAGTCAATAATTATTTGAAAAATGAAAAAATCTATATAGGAATGACAGCTCTTAAAATTGTATTATCCAATTTGGTAAACAATGCAGTCAAATATTCTGATGAAGGCGGTGTAATAAACATCGGGACAAAAGATGATTGGCTTTATATTGAAAATTCCTACAAGGATAATAAAGATTTAGATATAAATAAAATATTTGAAATAAATTTCAACCTAAATAAAGAAAATAGTAATGGTTTAGGATTATACATTGTAAAAAACATCTTATTAAACTATGGAATAAAATACAAAGTAGAAAAAAACGAAATAGGAATTGTATTTTTAATTGAATTATCCGGCAATATGGATAAATAA
- a CDS encoding response regulator transcription factor produces MKILVVEDDQFIREGISEYLSEFGYEIIQAKDGQEALINFNNNDINLVILDIQIPFLNGLEVLKEIRKKSKLPVLMLTAFNDEEYKINAFSSLADGYMEKPFSLPVLKVRIDSLIKRHYSGQEKFEYKDAEVNFTSYTAKYNGEDVDINAKELEILKYLLENEGHALTRAQIIDNVWKETDEIPFDRVIDVYIKELRKKLGLDCIVTIRNVGYKLERK; encoded by the coding sequence ATGAAAATACTTGTTGTTGAGGACGACCAATTTATCAGAGAGGGAATTTCTGAATATTTATCCGAATTCGGTTATGAGATTATTCAAGCAAAAGATGGGCAGGAAGCTCTAATAAATTTTAATAACAATGATATTAATTTGGTAATTTTAGATATTCAAATTCCATTTCTAAACGGATTGGAAGTCTTAAAAGAAATCAGAAAAAAAAGTAAATTACCTGTCCTCATGTTGACAGCATTTAATGATGAAGAATACAAAATAAATGCCTTTTCAAGTTTGGCAGATGGTTATATGGAAAAGCCGTTTTCGTTACCGGTTTTAAAAGTTAGGATTGATTCTTTGATTAAAAGGCATTATAGTGGTCAAGAAAAATTTGAATATAAAGATGCTGAAGTTAATTTCACAAGTTACACAGCCAAGTACAATGGCGAGGATGTGGATATAAATGCAAAAGAACTTGAAATATTAAAATATTTATTGGAAAATGAAGGACATGCTTTGACTAGAGCACAGATAATAGATAATGTGTGGAAAGAAACGGATGAAATTCCTTTTGATAGAGTTATAGATGTATATATAAAAGAATTGAGGAAAAAGCTGGGATTAGATTGTATTGTAACAATCAGGAACGTAGGTTATAAGCTGGAGAGAAAATGA
- a CDS encoding ABC transporter permease, translating to MLKNAFAYVTRKSLKSLIILLIILSMSALSLISLSIKDATNKASEETFGNITNSFTMEINRRVNQGTARGGGNVRGQDIKKIVDSGHVDNFVKRINSVANLDDNLDIVEAPGASRNESAERAKNFKRAVMLTGVNSSQKETKFVSGAYKLVEGEHLTSEDKNKILMHKDLAAKNNLKVGDKIKLKSNVYDADNEKKANETVEVEIKGLFDGHGKSAVTYSQELYENTLITDVHTAAKVYGNTEDTATYQDATFFVKGNRNLDQVIKDLKKLDINWRSYNLIKSSSNFPALQKSISGIYSIANQLFAGSLIFAGIVVTLLLFLWMNARKKEIAVLLSIGISKTKIFGQFAIELLFVAIPAFIGSYFLAGYTGKILGNSILKKVTGSIAKQIARQSASTKLGGGAEVDGFNKTLTSLDVNINPKALLYVVLFMTIVLAIALIISSSNILRKKPKDLLIDTK from the coding sequence ATGTTAAAAAATGCTTTTGCGTACGTAACTAGAAAGAGTTTAAAATCGTTAATTATATTATTAATTATCTTATCAATGTCAGCACTTAGCTTGATAAGTTTATCTATAAAAGATGCTACTAATAAGGCATCAGAAGAAACTTTTGGAAATATTACAAACAGTTTTACAATGGAAATTAATAGAAGAGTAAATCAAGGTACTGCCAGAGGTGGTGGTAATGTAAGAGGTCAAGATATCAAAAAAATTGTTGATTCTGGACATGTGGATAATTTTGTTAAGAGAATTAACAGTGTTGCCAACTTGGACGACAACTTAGATATTGTAGAAGCACCGGGTGCTTCACGAAACGAATCTGCAGAAAGAGCTAAAAACTTTAAAAGAGCAGTTATGTTAACAGGTGTAAACAGTTCTCAAAAAGAGACAAAATTTGTTTCAGGTGCATATAAATTAGTTGAAGGTGAACATTTAACTAGTGAAGATAAAAATAAAATTTTAATGCACAAAGATTTAGCTGCAAAGAATAATTTGAAAGTTGGAGACAAAATCAAATTAAAATCAAATGTTTACGATGCGGATAATGAAAAGAAAGCAAATGAAACTGTTGAAGTAGAAATTAAAGGGCTTTTTGACGGACATGGAAAAAGTGCAGTAACTTATTCACAAGAACTTTATGAAAACACTTTAATTACAGATGTTCATACAGCAGCTAAAGTTTATGGAAATACTGAAGATACAGCAACATATCAAGATGCAACATTCTTTGTAAAAGGTAACAGAAATTTAGATCAAGTAATAAAAGATCTTAAAAAATTGGATATTAACTGGAGATCATATAATTTAATTAAGAGTTCTTCAAACTTCCCTGCATTACAAAAATCTATTTCCGGAATATATTCAATTGCAAATCAATTATTTGCGGGTTCTCTAATATTCGCAGGCATAGTAGTTACATTATTGTTATTCTTATGGATGAATGCCAGAAAGAAAGAAATTGCAGTATTGTTATCAATAGGAATTTCTAAAACTAAGATATTTGGACAATTTGCCATTGAGTTGCTTTTCGTTGCAATACCGGCATTTATAGGTTCATATTTCTTAGCAGGTTATACAGGAAAAATACTTGGAAACAGCATATTGAAGAAAGTTACAGGAAGTATTGCGAAACAAATTGCAAGACAGTCAGCATCAACAAAATTGGGTGGTGGAGCTGAGGTTGACGGATTTAATAAGACACTTACAAGTTTAGATGTTAATATTAATCCAAAAGCTCTCCTTTATGTAGTATTGTTTATGACAATAGTACTTGCAATCGCGTTAATAATATCTTCTTCAAATATTTTAAGAAAGAAACCAAAAGACTTATTAATCGATACAAAATAG
- a CDS encoding MATE family efflux transporter, which translates to MVKSNEIDMINGKTLKKMVFFSIPIIFTSIFQLLFNTIDIIVVGRYAGSTALAGVGATSSLINLLVSLLIGISMGISVTMGKYCGARDYKNASDTVHNAIALAIISGTILLFVGIIASRPMLHLMGTPDEIIDLSVLYMKIIFLGSPAAAIYNFGAALLRSIGDTKRPLFFLIVSGILNVFLNLFFVIVLNMSVDGVAIATIISQYVSAIMMILFLTKNVGYMHLDLRKIKLQKDKVISILRIGLPAGLQGIVFSISNVLIQSSINTFGKLVIAGNTAAINIEGFVYMSMNSIYQSTLSFTSQNMGAKKYHRIDKILLQGLGIVTVVGLVLGVGAYSLGNILLGIFTDNPEVIMYGLNRMKIVSATYLLCGLMDVTVGSLRGMGYSILPMVISLTGACLFRVIWIFTIFQIYRTQESLYISYPISWALTTTAHICCYLVIRKKLLKQNYEIIE; encoded by the coding sequence ATGGTTAAAAGCAATGAAATAGATATGATAAATGGAAAGACCTTGAAAAAAATGGTATTCTTTTCAATTCCAATTATCTTTACAAGTATTTTTCAATTACTTTTTAATACAATAGATATAATAGTTGTTGGACGTTACGCCGGAAGTACTGCACTTGCAGGAGTTGGTGCGACTTCTTCACTAATAAATTTACTCGTAAGTTTATTAATCGGAATTTCTATGGGAATCAGTGTAACAATGGGAAAATATTGTGGTGCAAGAGATTATAAAAACGCATCAGATACTGTTCACAATGCAATTGCTCTTGCAATTATTTCCGGAACAATTTTACTTTTTGTTGGAATTATTGCCTCAAGACCTATGTTACATCTTATGGGAACTCCTGATGAAATTATAGATTTATCCGTGCTTTATATGAAAATAATCTTCTTAGGAAGTCCCGCAGCTGCCATTTATAATTTCGGAGCGGCACTTTTAAGATCCATTGGAGATACAAAAAGACCTCTTTTCTTTTTAATAGTTTCAGGTATTTTAAATGTTTTTTTAAATTTATTTTTTGTTATAGTACTAAATATGAGTGTTGATGGAGTAGCAATAGCAACAATAATTTCTCAATATGTTTCAGCTATTATGATGATATTATTTTTAACAAAAAATGTAGGTTATATGCATCTAGATTTGAGAAAAATAAAATTACAAAAAGATAAAGTTATTAGTATTTTAAGAATAGGACTTCCAGCTGGACTTCAAGGTATTGTATTTAGCATATCAAATGTGTTAATTCAATCTTCTATAAATACCTTTGGAAAGTTAGTAATTGCAGGAAATACAGCAGCAATAAATATTGAAGGCTTTGTATATATGTCAATGAATTCAATTTATCAATCAACATTGAGTTTTACAAGTCAAAATATGGGAGCTAAAAAATATCATAGAATAGATAAAATTTTATTACAAGGTCTTGGAATTGTTACAGTAGTTGGTCTTGTGCTAGGGGTTGGTGCATATTCTTTGGGAAATATTCTACTTGGAATTTTCACTGATAATCCGGAAGTTATTATGTATGGGCTTAACAGAATGAAAATTGTTTCAGCAACTTATCTACTGTGCGGACTAATGGACGTAACAGTCGGTTCTTTAAGAGGAATGGGATATTCCATTTTACCAATGGTGATTTCCTTGACAGGTGCTTGTCTATTTAGAGTAATTTGGATATTTACTATATTTCAAATTTATAGAACACAGGAATCACTTTACATTTCTTATCCGATTTCATGGGCATTGACAACCACAGCACATATCTGTTGCTACTTAGTAATAAGAAAAAAATTATTAAAACAAAATTATGAAATAATAGAATAA